TGACGTTTGGCGACGTACAATTGATGATGGCGAACCAGCCATGACGGATGCTGCGTCAAAGGCTGCGACGCGCGCCGTCTTTCTCGATTATGACCAGGCGGCGCTCGATAAAGCTTATGATCAGCGCGCCTGGGCGGCCAACGCCGAGCAGACGATGGCGCGATGTCGCGAGGCGGGCGACCGGATCCGCGCAACGCTTCCGATGCGGGCGGACGTTCGCTACGGCGATGGCCCTGACGAAACGCTCGACATCTTCCCCTGTAACGTCGCAGGCGCGCCGGTGCATGTGCATATCCATGGCGGCGCCTGGCGCATCCAGTCCAAGCATGACGCATCGTTTCTCGCGCCTGCGATGACCGCCATGGGAGCGCATTTCGTCGCGATCGATTTCACCAATCTTCCGGCCTGTCGCATGACTGACATGGCGGACCAGATTGCGCGGGCGCTTGTCTGGGTTCACCGACATGTGGCGGAGTTTGGCGGCGATCCCGACTCCATTCTTCTGTCGGGCCATTCCTCGGGCGCGCATCTCGCCGCCGTCATGCTGACGTTCGATTGGCCGCGACTGGGATGTCCGGCCGACTTCATCAAGGCGGCGCTTTGCGTCAGCGGGGCGTATGATCTTGGGCCGGTGCTGCTCAGCGCGCGACGGTCTTACATCGAGCTGACCGCGGGAGAAGCCGAGCGCCTTAGCCCGTCGCGGCATGCGTCACGCATCAATTGTCCGGTGACGCTGGTCTATGGCGAATATGAGAGTCCGGAATTCATCAGGCAGGCGCAAAGCTTCTCCCGTTCGCTCAACGCCGCTGGCCGCAAGTCGGAGCTGATTCTCGCGCCGGCGCTTGACCATTTCGCCATCAATGAAGCTCTGGGTTTGCCAGGAAGCCTGCCGCATCAAGCTGCAGCGCGCCTCGCGCAACGGCTCAAGGACCCTGTTTGATCATGTGGGGCGAGGGGAGGCGCTCCGGGGCAGCCGCGATCCCGCGAGGAGAAGCCAACGCATCCGCTCCGATGCTTGAGCTGCAAGGCGTGACCAAGCGTTTCGGATCGCTGACCGCAATCGAGGAATTGACCTTCGGCGTCTATCCCGGGGAATTCGTTTCCATTGTGGGCCCTTCCGGTTCGGGCAAGAGCACGATCCTGTCGCTGATTGCGGGCCTTGACCGCCCATCAGCCGGACTGGTGCGGTTGCGCGGCGCCTCCATCGACGGGCCCAGCCTCAATGTCGGCTTCATGCTGCAGAAAGACCTGCTGCTGCCGTGGCGCACGATCCGCCGCAATGTCGAGTTCGGATTGGAGGCGCGCCCGGTGAGCGCGGCGCAACGCCGCGAGCGCGCCATGCGCGAACTGGCGCGCTGTCGACTTGAAGCGTTCGCCGATCATTATCCGCGGCAGCTTTCCGGCGGCATGCGCCAACGGGCGGCGCTTGCGCGCACGCTCGCCATCGAACCTGATGTGATCCTGCTGGACGAACCTTTCTCCGCGCTGGATGCGCAAACCAAACTGATTCTGCAGAAGAGTTTCGCCGGCACGATCGGCGCCTCCGGCGTCACCACTGTGCTGATCACCCATGATCTCACCGAGGCGGTCTGCATGTCTGATCGCATCATCGTGCTCAGCGATCGTCCCGGCCGCATCGTCGAGGAGATCACGCTGGATCTGCCGGATCGCGCCGATCCACTGGCGCGGCGCGTGCATGCGCGCGCGAATGACTACATCGCCCATCTCTTTGATCTGATGAAGTTGGACGAGCGGTTCGCATGAGAGGCCCCGTCCCTGACTTTGAAAGGACCTGGATATGACCAAGCTGTCTCGCCGCACGCTCGGCGCATTCTCGCTGGGCGCCTTTGCAGCCGCTGCGTCTCCTGTATACGCCGCGGACAAGCTGACCTATCTCTTCCCGGCGCCGGATTTCCTGCCGGCGTTCGCGCCATTCCATCTCGCTCGCGCCAAAGGCTACTATAAGGCGGAGGACCTCGACGTCGACTTCCAGGTGGGCAAGGGCGGCGCAGACGTGTCCAAGCAAGTCGCGCTGAATAACGTCGAGATCGGCGGCGCAACGGTGGACACGGTGATGGTGGTGCGTGCGAACGGCCTTCCGGTGAAAGCTGTCGCACAGCTTGGCAATGGCGCTCTCTACCAGATCGTCGTGCGCAAGGACGCCAATGTGAAGAAGCTCGCAGACCTGAAGGGCAAGAAAGTCGGCGTGCTTGGATTTCAGGATAACGGCTTCTACAACCTGCAGGGCGCGCTCGCGACAGTCGGGCTGACGCGCGATGACGTATCGATCCAGGCGGTCGGCCCCGCCGGCGTCGTGCAGCTTATGATATCAGGCGACCTCCAGGCGATCTCCGCCGTGCCTGAATCCACTGCTGCGATCGAAGCGGCGGGCGTTCCGGTCGATGTCTATCTCATCACCGAGTTCTTTCCGGGAATGGCGCAGGCGATCGTCGCCTCGGAAGATACAATCAGGAAGCGGCCCGACACCATCCGCAAGTTTGTCCGCGCGACGCTCAAGGCGGTGCGCGACATCGAAGCCAACCCGGACGAGATGGCCAAGGAGTATGTGGCCGCCGTCACGCAACATGCCGGCAAGGAAGCCTCGATCGCCGACATCTTCAGGCGCTACGGCCGGTTGGTCTATCGCACCAAGGAGGCCGAGCTCGGGACTTTCGACGCCGCGCGAGTCCAGACCATGGCTGACTTCTACGTGAAGGCAGGCATTCTGCCGCAGGCGGCCAAAGCATCGGACATGTTCACCAATGAATTCATCGGGCGCTGATCAATCTGATCTCGGCCGCAGCGCGGGTCCGATCCGCGCGCTCGCGATGTGCGTCGTCGCCGCTCTGGTTCTTGCGATCTGGCAATTCCTGCCGCCAGCGCTTGGCGTGCCGAAATTCATCATTCCAACGATCACCGACATGGCGGCCGAATTCCAGCGCATGGCGACGCGAGAGAATCTTTGGCGGCATTTCTTCTCGACCGCATGGACGGCGGCTCTTGGTTTCGTTCTGGGCGGATTGTTTGGCGCAACGGCCGGCTATCTGCTCGGCCTGTCAAAATTCTGGGAGAGCGTGCTTTCGCCCTACATCCTCGCCATGCAGATTGCGCCCAAAGTCGCATTCGCGCCGCTGTTCATCATGTGGTTCGGCTACACCTTCTGGCCGAAACTCCTGACAACGGTGCTCGTCGTGTTCTTTCCAATTCTCGTTAATGTCGTGCAATCAGTTCGCGTCGCCGACCGCGACCTGATCAATCTTGCGCGGGCTTATAGCATGGGCGGCTGGCAGTGTTTCTGGAAGATCCTGTTTCCCCTGTCGATGCCGGCTTTGATGGCTGGACTGCGCATCGGCGCGACGCTGGCGGTTATCGGCGTGACCGTTGGCGAACTCGTCGGCGGAAACGTCGGACTGGGATTTCTCATCACCTATGGCGAGGGCCAGTCGAACACCGCGATGGTGTTCAATGCGATCGTTCTTCTCACGGTGATCGGCGTGACGCTCTACTGGCTTGTCGGCCTCGTTGAGAAGCGTGTGCTGCACTATGTCTGAGACGATGCGCAGGGCGCGGCTATGACGACGGGGCGACGCGCGGAGATCATTGGCGGCGGCTTCGCGGGCCTGGCGTTGGCCTGCGCGCTTGCGCAGCGAGGTTGGCGCGCTCGCGTTCACGAGCGCGGGACCGAGCTGCGCACGACCGGCGCCGGGATTTATATCTACGAGAACGGCCTGCGCGTGCTTGAAGCGCTGGGAGCATTCGAAGGCGCGGTGAAAGGCGCATCCATCGCGCAGATCCGCGAGGTGCGGGACAAGACGAACCGCACTGTTTCAGTCCATCACTGGAACAAGGTTGGGCGCGTCGTCTGCGTCGTGCGCCAACGCCTTATCAACGCGCTCGCGGACGCCGCGCGAAAATCCGGCGCCGAAATCATCACAG
This sequence is a window from Terrirubrum flagellatum. Protein-coding genes within it:
- a CDS encoding alpha/beta hydrolase, encoding MTDAASKAATRAVFLDYDQAALDKAYDQRAWAANAEQTMARCREAGDRIRATLPMRADVRYGDGPDETLDIFPCNVAGAPVHVHIHGGAWRIQSKHDASFLAPAMTAMGAHFVAIDFTNLPACRMTDMADQIARALVWVHRHVAEFGGDPDSILLSGHSSGAHLAAVMLTFDWPRLGCPADFIKAALCVSGAYDLGPVLLSARRSYIELTAGEAERLSPSRHASRINCPVTLVYGEYESPEFIRQAQSFSRSLNAAGRKSELILAPALDHFAINEALGLPGSLPHQAAARLAQRLKDPV
- a CDS encoding ABC transporter ATP-binding protein, with product MTKRFGSLTAIEELTFGVYPGEFVSIVGPSGSGKSTILSLIAGLDRPSAGLVRLRGASIDGPSLNVGFMLQKDLLLPWRTIRRNVEFGLEARPVSAAQRRERAMRELARCRLEAFADHYPRQLSGGMRQRAALARTLAIEPDVILLDEPFSALDAQTKLILQKSFAGTIGASGVTTVLITHDLTEAVCMSDRIIVLSDRPGRIVEEITLDLPDRADPLARRVHARANDYIAHLFDLMKLDERFA
- a CDS encoding ABC transporter substrate-binding protein; translation: MTKLSRRTLGAFSLGAFAAAASPVYAADKLTYLFPAPDFLPAFAPFHLARAKGYYKAEDLDVDFQVGKGGADVSKQVALNNVEIGGATVDTVMVVRANGLPVKAVAQLGNGALYQIVVRKDANVKKLADLKGKKVGVLGFQDNGFYNLQGALATVGLTRDDVSIQAVGPAGVVQLMISGDLQAISAVPESTAAIEAAGVPVDVYLITEFFPGMAQAIVASEDTIRKRPDTIRKFVRATLKAVRDIEANPDEMAKEYVAAVTQHAGKEASIADIFRRYGRLVYRTKEAELGTFDAARVQTMADFYVKAGILPQAAKASDMFTNEFIGR
- a CDS encoding ABC transporter permease, whose protein sequence is MCVVAALVLAIWQFLPPALGVPKFIIPTITDMAAEFQRMATRENLWRHFFSTAWTAALGFVLGGLFGATAGYLLGLSKFWESVLSPYILAMQIAPKVAFAPLFIMWFGYTFWPKLLTTVLVVFFPILVNVVQSVRVADRDLINLARAYSMGGWQCFWKILFPLSMPALMAGLRIGATLAVIGVTVGELVGGNVGLGFLITYGEGQSNTAMVFNAIVLLTVIGVTLYWLVGLVEKRVLHYV